The Vreelandella piezotolerans genomic interval TGCAGGAAGTGACTGACCTCCCCGAACTGCTGCGCCAGCAAATTGCTCACTTCTTCGAGAACTACAAAGACCTCGAAAAAGGCAAGTGGGTCAAAGTTGAGTCTTGGGAAGGCGTTGAAGCCGCTCGCAAGGCCATTGAAAAGTCGGCCGCAGCTTACAAAAAAGCGTAATTAGCGTCACGACACTGATTGCAGGCCGCCTTTAGAGAGGCGGCCTTTTGCGTTTACATTAACGGAGCATGAAGCACCGCGTCACGTCACCGCAGTAAATGCGCTAATCTCAACAGGTGCGCTATCCTGCCCCTTTGCACCCAACCTGTTACCAAAGCGTAAGGATACTCCGTGTTACTCATGCGACGTTTTAGCCTATTTTTTTTGTTGTGCTGGCTACCTTTATTGGCCCACGGGCAGTGGTTCTCTTCTAGCAATCAGAGCGACTTCCTGCCGGTAATGGAAGCCTTCCAGCCCAGCGCTTGGCACGATGGTGATACGCTCAGCATCGGGGTCGATATTGCCGACGATTACTATTTGTACCGCCACCAGCTTGACGTCACGAGCCAGCAGGCATCGGTCGACTTAGAAGACCCCGTCATTCCACAGGGCTCATTCACCACCGATCAATTTATGGGGGATGTGTACGTTTTTCGCGATCAGCTCGTTTTTGATGTTCCGCTGAGCGCCCCTTATAGCGGGCCAATCAGTATCGAGCTGACCTTTCAGGGATGCGCCGATGCGGGGTTATGCTACCCACCTGAGCGCATCACCCTTGAAGCCGCAGAAACGTCACCGCCCAGCACGTTTGCCAACTGGCAGGATGAAAGCGAACAAAGCTCTCCAAATCAAACAAGCACGGGTGAACCTGCCCCAAGCAGCGCAGCGACTCAATCGGGCGAGAACGCTGGCTTCTCCGCCCCGCAAAGTGAAGATAGCAAATTCAGCGCGCTGATTAGTGATACCAGCCTACCGCTCGCCTTAGGGCTCTTTTTCCTCGCGGGTATTGGGCTCACCTTTACGCCCTGTGTGCTGCCGATGATTCCTATTCTGTCGTCCATCGTGGTTGGCCAGAACCCCACCAAGCCCCGCGCTTTTGTCCTGTCAGCCAGCTATGTACTCGGCATGGCCATTACCTATGCCTTGGTGGGCGTGCTAATGGGGCTATTTGGTGCAGGGCTCAACCTCCAGGCACATTTACAGTCCGCCCCCGTTTTAATTACTTTTGCCATTCTGTTTACCCTATTCGCTTTGGCAATGTTTGGCGCCTTTGACCTTCGCATGTCACCGCGAATCGCCAGTAAAGTAGACTCTTGGCAAGCACGCGCCCAGCGCAGTGGCCCACTGGGCTTGGCGGTGGCGGGCGCGCTGTCAGTGCTAGTGGTGTCTCCCTGCGTAACGGCTCCGCTAGCGGGCGCCTTGGTATTTATCTCTTCCACTGGGGACGCCATTATGGGTGGCGCAGTGCTGTTTGCGCTTGGACTTGGCATGGGGCTCCCTTTATTGCTCGTGGGCACCTTCGGCGCAACGCTGCTACCCCGCTCTGGCGACTGGATGAATGGCGTTAAAATTGCTTTCGGGCTGTTGTTATTAGGTGTAGCGATTTGGATGATTGAGCGTTTAATTGCGCCATCAATCTCTCTTCTGCTGTGGGCGGCCCTAGCAATCGGCAGTGCCCTTACCCTTGGCGCACTGAATACATCGCCCTCTCACGGCTGGGCAAAAGCCCGGCAAACGGCGGGGTTAATGCTGTTGGCCTGGGGGGTAGCACTCGTGCTGGGCGCCGCCCAAGGAAGCAGCAATCCATTACGACCGCTATCGGTGACCACTTCTAGTACAGGGGAAGCCGCTACCACTCCGATCTTTGAAGAAGTCGACAGTCTCAGCGCACTACAGTCTGAGCTGGAGCAAGCCTCTCAAGCGGGGCAGCCCGTGTTTGCCCACTTCACGGCAGAGTGGTGTATCTCCTGCAAACTGATGGAGCGAGAGGTCTATCCTGATCCTCAAGTCGCCGCTGCATTGAACGATTTTCAACTAATCGCGGTCGATGTGACAGAGACCAATGCACAAAGTCGCGAACTGCTCAATCATTTCAACCTTTTTGGCCCGCCCAGCCTGCTACTCTTTAGCCAGGGCAAGGAAGTGCGCGAAGCTCGCATTCAGGGCGAAGTGACTGCTCAAGACCTCGTTCAGCATCTCGACTCGTTCAAGCGCTGGCAGCAGGGATAAAAGATGAACTCATGGTCGGTTGCGACAGTGCAACCGGCTTTGGACACATTTTTAAGCTGCCGTGTCGCGATCGTCGTCAAACAGTTGTTTAAGTCGCAAATATCACACACATTGCCGCGGCCACTGGACAGTGGGTGACTTTTTCGGCAAACTCCACAGCCATATTTGCTAAAAAACTCATCTTTTAGCACTGAGTCTGGGTTAACGTTCGCCATCGTGCTGCGTTCTCTTCATTTTTAAATTTGGTTTACTGCACTTAAAAGCGCCGCGCCTAGCAGGCATATCTCTCCTGTGACGACGTGTTACTTTGATCAACTTTTGGGGCTATACGAATGGATATTCGCAAAGTTAAAAAACTGATTGAGCTGCTGGAAGAGTCCAACATCAGTGAAATCGAAATTCAGGAAGGTGAAGAATCGGTTCGTATCAGCCGTCACCCCAACGGCACTGCGTGGCAGCCGCAACCGATGCCTCAGTACGCGCAGCCCGCGCCTGCTGCTCCTCAAGCGCCGGTGGCCACTACCCCCGCCGATGCCGAACCTCAAGGCGCTAGCTATCGCGGTGAAGCAGTTAACTCGCCGATGGTAGGCACCTTCTATCGCAGCCCGGCACCAGGTGCAAAAGCATTCGTTGAAGTAGGCGACACAGTGAAGCAAGGCGACACTGTGTGTATCGTTGAAGCGATGAAAATGATGAACCAGATTGAAGCCGACCGCGACGGCGTGGTTGAGGCCATCCTAGTGGAAGATGGCGAGCCGGTGGAATTTGATCAACCGATGATCGTCCTCGCTTAATCTTTCATATCAACACGGGTGGATTCTCCCATGCTGGACAAGGTACTTATCGCGAACCGCGGCGAGATTGCCCTTCGTATCTTACGCGCCTGCAAAGAACTCGGGATCAAAACCGTAGCGGTTCACTCCAAGGCAGATCGCGAACTGATGCACGTTCGTCTCGCCGATGAAGCCGTGTGTATCGGCCCCGCCTCATCAGCGCAGTCGTACTTAAACATCCCGGCGTTGATCAGCGCGGCGGAAGTCACTGATTCGAGCGCCATTCACCCCGGTTATGGCTTTCTCTCTGAGAATGCCAACTTTGCCGAGCAGGTAGAGCGCTCGGGGTTCACCTTCATCGGCCCGCGCGCTGAGACCATCCGCTTAATGGGCGACAAAGTGAGCGCTATCAACGCCATGAAAGCGGCGGGCGTTCCCACTGTGCCTGGCTCCGATGGGCCGCTTGGCGACGATGACGCCACCAACTTGGCCACAGCGAAGCGCATTGGCTATCCGGTGATCATCAAGGCAGCGGCGGGTGGCGGCGGCCGCGGTATGCGCGTGGTGCACACCGAAGGCCACTTACTGTCTGCCATTACCGTCACGCAAACCGAAGCGCATGCAGCCTTCGGCGACGGAACGGTCTACATGGAGAAGTTTCTAGAGAAGCCTCGCCATGTGGAGGTGCAGGTATTGGCTGACGGCCAGGGGAATGCCATTCACCTCTATGACCGCGACTGTTCGCTGCAGCGTCGACATCAGAAAGTGTTAGAAGAAGCACCTGCGCCAGGCCTCGATCCTGACGCGCGCGCGAAAGTGCTCGACGCTTGTCGCCAAGCGTGTATCGAGATCAACTATCGCGGCGCGGGCACTTTCGAATTCCTCTACGAAGATGGTGAATTCTTCTTCATCGAAATGAACACCCGTGTTCAGGTCGAGCACCCAGTGACGGAAATGGTGACGGGTGTCGATATCGTCAAAGAGCAGCTGCGCATTGCAGCCGGCTTGCCCCTGTCGATTCGCCAGGAAGACGTGAAGCTGAACGGCCATGCGTTCGAATGTCGTATTAACGCTGAAGATTCGCGCACCTTCATGCCGTCTCCCGGCAAGGTGACGCTGTTTCACGCGCCTGGTGGGCTCGGCGTTCGCATGGACTCTCACCTGTATACCGGCTACACCGTACCGCCGCATTACGACTCCTTGATCGGTAAGTTGATTACCTGGGGCGCTGACCGCGACATCGCCTTGACGCGCATGCGCAACGCACTCGACGAGCTGCTGGTCGAAGGCATCAAAACCAATATCGACCTGCAGAAAGACCTGGTCCGCGATAGCTACTTCCGCCAGGGCGGTGTCAATATCCACTACCTCGAGAAAAAGCTGAGCAGCTAATCTTTTGGTGGCGACGATGCCCGCCTATTGGCGGGCATTTTCGTGAGGTGGCCCCTATCATTCCGCTAATGTACCCGCTTCGTGATGTCGTCTTGATGATATCACCCGTTTGTTTCTTCCTTATTCGCCGTGGAGACTCCCCATGCCCTGGCTCCAATTAAAAGCACACGTCGCTCCCGAACAAGCCGAGCTTCTCGAAGAATTACTGCTCGAAGAGGGCGCGACGGCAATTGGTATGCAAGATGCCCACGACGACCCGGTCTTCGAACCCGAGCGCGGCACGACACCGCTATGGCAAGACACCATATTGACGGGGCTTTACGACGATCTAGATGGGATCGATGGCATGCTGAGCCGTATCGAAGCGGCTTGGGCAGAACAGATGCCCGGTGAACCCTGTCCGGCCATCGAATACGAACTGCTAGCAGACCGCGACTGGGAGCGGGAGTGGATGGATGACTTCACGCCGCTGCGGATGGGGGAACGACTATGGATCGTGCCGAGTTGGCATGAGCCGCCCGAGGCGGGCGCGGTCAATCTGATCCTTGACCCGGGCCTTGCGTTCGGGACCGGCACTCATCCTACAACCGCGCTGTGTCTCGAGTGGCTGGATGGTTTAGCGGTAAACCATGAACTGCAGGGCAAAGATGTGCTGGACGTCGGCTGTGGCTCTGGCATTCTCGCCATTGCGGCCTTGAAGCTAGGCGCCTCACACGCCGATGGCACGGATATCGACCCGCAAGCATTGCAGGCTAGCCGGGACAATGCCGAGCGCAATGCCATCGACGACCAGCAGTTCACTCTCTGTTACCCCGAACAGTTGGAAGGCGGCCCCTACCCCATCGTTACAGCCAACATTTTGGCAGGCCCACTGGTCGAGTTATCCAATACGATTGCTGGACACGTGGCCCCTGGTGGCCGTATCGCGCTATCAGGCATACTAGCCAATCAAGCCACCGAAGTACGGGAAGCCTACGAAGCACAAGGGCTCTACATGGATGAGCCTACCCTTCGAGAGGGCTGGGTGCGTTTGACAGGCCGTCGCCCCGCATAAAATCGGGATTGGCCTTCAATAGCTTGCCGAGTAGGCGTATCATACGCTCCCTTGAAACGCCCTACTCGCCGCTTTCATGCCTATCAAAGTATACCGCCATGACGTTGATGACTACTTCGCCACCTGCGATTGGGCCTTACCAACTGCCTAACCCGGTCATGCTGGCCCCGATGGCGGGCGTCACTGATCGCCCATTTCGCCAGCTATGCCGTCGGTTAGGCGCGGGCTGGGTCGTGGGAGAGATGGTCACGTCAGACCCTTCGCTTTGGCACACGCGCAAATCCCAGCTACGTATGGATCATCAGGGCGAACCCGACCCACGGGTCGTGCAGGTCGCTGGCGGGGATGCCGAGATGCTGGCGCAGGCGGCGAGACTCAATGTCGAACTAGGCGCGCAAATCATCGACATCAATATGGGGTGCCCGGCAAAAAAAGTGTGCAACAAAGCCGCTGGCTCAGCCCTCATGCGTGATGAAACGCTGGTCGCCGAGATTTTAGATGCCGTTGTGAAAGCGGTGGACATCCCCGTCACGCTCAAGATACGCACCGGTTGGTGTGCCGCTTCTAACAATGCACTGCGTATTGCCAAGCTGGCGGAATCTGCAGGCATCCAAGCGCTGGCCATTCATGGCCGTCACCGCGAACAGCGCTATACTGGTGAAGCCGAGTACGACACGATCGCCGACATAAAATCGCACCTCACGATCCCCGTGATTGCCAATGGCGATATCACCACCCCGGAGAAAGCCGCTCATGTGCTGCGTTACACTGGCGCTGATGCAGTGATGGTTGGCCGCGGCGCCCAGGGCAATCCGTGGATTTTTCAACAAATCACGCATTACCTGACCCATGGTGAGCACCTTGCATCACCCAGCTTGGCTGAGCGATGCAGCGTCCTGCTGGAGCATCTGCAGGCACTTCATGACTTCTATGGCACCACCATGGGAGTGCGTATCGCGCGCAAGCACGTCGGCTGGTATCTCGACGACGACAAGCGCTTTAACAGTACCCAGCAGCGCACGCTCAAGCAGCAGTTCAACGCTCTGACCACGCCTGACGAGCAGTTTGACTGGATCCACAACGCCATGACCCAGGACGCTTCGAAGCGTCTGCTAGCCAAAGGAAGCCATGCGGCATGACTGAACGCGACCTGCTCTCCAGCGAACGCTCCTCACGACTCTCAGGCACGCTAGCAGCCCCCTCCGCCAGCGCACAGCCACAGCCACTGAGAGAAGCGGTAGAGACCGCCATGCGCCGTTACTTCGAGCATCTCGATGGCAGCCAAACATCTGACTTATATGCCATGGTGATGGCCGAAGTAGAGGCCCCACTGTTAGCGTGCGTGATGGAGCATACCGACGGTAATCAAACTCGCGCCGCCGACGTACTTGGCCTGAACCGTGGCACGCTACGCAAAAAACTCAAGCAGTATGGATTGATTGAAAGTGACGCCCCTTGATGGGGCGTTGCCGTTTTTCACCTTAGACCCGCAGATGACGAGCATCCTTATGGCTGATAGCACCCCTACCCCCGTCCGCCGCGCCCTGCTGAGCGTATCCGATAAAACCGGCATCGTGGAGTTTGCCCAAGGCCTTGCCGCACACGGCGTCGAGCTGCTCTCCACCGGCGGCACCTACCGTTTGTTGAAAGAAAACGGAATGACGGTAAAAGAAGTATCGGAACACACCGGCTTTCCAGAAATCATGGACGGTCGGGTCAAAACGCTGCATCCGAAAATCCATGGCGGCATTTTGGCGCGCCGCGGCCAGGACGATGCCGTCATGGCTGACAATGACATCACCCCTATCGATATGGTGGTCGTCAACCTTTACCCGTTTGCAGCAACGGTCGCTAAGCCAGATTGCACGCTCGAAGATGCCATCGAGAACATCGACATCGGCGGCCCCACCATGGTGCGCGCCTGTGCCAAAAACCATGCCTATACCACCATCGTGGTGAACGCCGACGATTACACTCGTGTGCTTGGCGAGCTCGACGATAATGCGGGCCAAGTCAGCGCTTCTACGCGTTTTGACCTGGCCGTTAAAGCGTTCGAACATACCGCCGGTTATGACGGCGCCATCGCCGACTACCTTGGCCGCCAGGTCGCCAGCGACGGCACCACCTTTGCTCGCACCTTCAACCTGCAGCTTCACAAAAAGCAAGACATGCGATACGGCGAAAACCCGCATCAAAATGCTGCGTTCTATGTCGACCCCGCCGCCAGCGAGCCTAGCGTAGCCACCGCCAAAACGCTGCAAGGCAAGCCACTCTCTTTCAACAACGTGGCCGATACCGACGCAGCATTCGAGTGCGTGAAAGCCTTTGACGAGACCGCCTGTGTCATCGTTAAGCACGCCAACCCGTGCGGGGTCGCCGTAGGCGCGACCGCATTGGAAGCTTACGACAAGGCCTTTGCCACCGACCCCACCAGCGCCTTTGGCGGCATCATTGCCTTTAATGTGCCGCTTGATGCGGACACCGCGCTAGCCATCGTTGACCGCCAGTTCGTGGAAGTCATCATTGCGCCTGGCGTCCATGATGAAGCGGCCCGCATCGTGGCGGAGAAACAGAACGTCCGCTTGCTGGATGTCGGCGACCATTGGCCGGGTACCGCGCAGCCCGCATTCGACTTTAAACGTGTGAATGGCGGCCTATTGGTACAAGATCGTGATCAAGGGATGGTCACTGAAGAGGCGCTCACCGTGGTCAGCGAGCGCGCCCCGACCAGCGAAGAGATGCGCGATCTCACCTTTGCATGGCGCGTTGCCAAGTTCGTGAAATCCAACGCCATCGTTTATGCAAAAGCGGGCCAAACCATTGGTGTCGGCGCAGGACAGATGAGCCGCGTGTACTCCGCTAAGATCGCAGGTATCAAAGCCGCCGATGAAGGGCTTTCCGTACCAGGCTCAGTGATGGCCTCCGATGCCTTCTTCCCCTTCAGGGACGGCATCGACGCCGCCGCTGCCGCTGGCATCACTGCCGTCATTCAGCCTGGCGGCTCCATGCGTGACCAAGAAGTGATCGATGCGGCTAACGAAGCAGGCATTGCCATGGTCTTCACCGGCATGCGTCACTTCCGCCACTAAACGGTCAGGTCATCTCACATGCATTAAAAAAGCCCTCACTAGTGAGGGCTTTCAGGTCTATGATGAACTACTTACCAAGATCGATGCAGAGATACTTCGTTTCCAGGTACTCTTCCAAGCCCTGATGTCCCCCTTCTCTGCCGAGACCTGACGCCTTGACGCCACCAAACGGTGCCGCCGCATTGGAGATAAGGCCGGTATTAATGCCTACCATGCCATATTCTAACGCCTCTGCTACACGCCATACGCGAGCCAAATCCCGGGAATAGAAGTAAGACGCCAAGCCGTACTGAGTATCGTTGGCCATCTCGATAGCGGTTTCCTCATCATCGAAAGGAAACACGGCAGCAAGCGGACCAAACGTCTCTTCATGCGCCACTTTCATGGCATCGGTGGCAAAACTGATGAGCGTAGGCGTAAAGTAATTGCCCCCTAAGGGGTGCGGATGGCCACCTAGCAGCAGTTCGGCACCGTGATCGACGGCATCCTGGACGTGTTCGCTCACCTTTTTCACGGCGCTCTCATCGATTAACGGCCCGATGTTTACGCCTGGCTTAGTACCATCCCCCACTTTGAGTTCACTGTTCATCGCAACGGCCAGTTTTTCGCAAAACGCATTGATGACACTGGATTGAACCAAAAATCGGTTCGTACATACGCATGTCTGACCCGCATTACGAAACTTTGCCGCCATGGCGCCTTCTACCGCGGCGTCTAAATCCGCATCTTCGAACACAATGAACGGCGCATTGCCACCCAGCTCAAGCGAAATCTTTTGGATGTGTTCCGCTGCTTGAGCCATTAGCTTGCGCCCCACCTCCGTCGATCCTGTAAAGGTGATTTTGCGAACCTTGGGAGACTCAGTCAGCGCTTTGGCAATATCTGACGCGCTGCCAGGCACCACGTTGAACACACCACGAGGAATGCCTGCACGTTCGGCTAGCAGAGCCAATGCCGTCGCCGAAAACGGGGTTTGGCTTGCAGGCTTAACAA includes:
- the dsbD gene encoding protein-disulfide reductase DsbD, with the protein product MLLMRRFSLFFLLCWLPLLAHGQWFSSSNQSDFLPVMEAFQPSAWHDGDTLSIGVDIADDYYLYRHQLDVTSQQASVDLEDPVIPQGSFTTDQFMGDVYVFRDQLVFDVPLSAPYSGPISIELTFQGCADAGLCYPPERITLEAAETSPPSTFANWQDESEQSSPNQTSTGEPAPSSAATQSGENAGFSAPQSEDSKFSALISDTSLPLALGLFFLAGIGLTFTPCVLPMIPILSSIVVGQNPTKPRAFVLSASYVLGMAITYALVGVLMGLFGAGLNLQAHLQSAPVLITFAILFTLFALAMFGAFDLRMSPRIASKVDSWQARAQRSGPLGLAVAGALSVLVVSPCVTAPLAGALVFISSTGDAIMGGAVLFALGLGMGLPLLLVGTFGATLLPRSGDWMNGVKIAFGLLLLGVAIWMIERLIAPSISLLLWAALAIGSALTLGALNTSPSHGWAKARQTAGLMLLAWGVALVLGAAQGSSNPLRPLSVTTSSTGEAATTPIFEEVDSLSALQSELEQASQAGQPVFAHFTAEWCISCKLMEREVYPDPQVAAALNDFQLIAVDVTETNAQSRELLNHFNLFGPPSLLLFSQGKEVREARIQGEVTAQDLVQHLDSFKRWQQG
- the accB gene encoding acetyl-CoA carboxylase biotin carboxyl carrier protein; its protein translation is MDIRKVKKLIELLEESNISEIEIQEGEESVRISRHPNGTAWQPQPMPQYAQPAPAAPQAPVATTPADAEPQGASYRGEAVNSPMVGTFYRSPAPGAKAFVEVGDTVKQGDTVCIVEAMKMMNQIEADRDGVVEAILVEDGEPVEFDQPMIVLA
- the accC gene encoding acetyl-CoA carboxylase biotin carboxylase subunit, whose amino-acid sequence is MLDKVLIANRGEIALRILRACKELGIKTVAVHSKADRELMHVRLADEAVCIGPASSAQSYLNIPALISAAEVTDSSAIHPGYGFLSENANFAEQVERSGFTFIGPRAETIRLMGDKVSAINAMKAAGVPTVPGSDGPLGDDDATNLATAKRIGYPVIIKAAAGGGGRGMRVVHTEGHLLSAITVTQTEAHAAFGDGTVYMEKFLEKPRHVEVQVLADGQGNAIHLYDRDCSLQRRHQKVLEEAPAPGLDPDARAKVLDACRQACIEINYRGAGTFEFLYEDGEFFFIEMNTRVQVEHPVTEMVTGVDIVKEQLRIAAGLPLSIRQEDVKLNGHAFECRINAEDSRTFMPSPGKVTLFHAPGGLGVRMDSHLYTGYTVPPHYDSLIGKLITWGADRDIALTRMRNALDELLVEGIKTNIDLQKDLVRDSYFRQGGVNIHYLEKKLSS
- the prmA gene encoding 50S ribosomal protein L11 methyltransferase; this translates as MPWLQLKAHVAPEQAELLEELLLEEGATAIGMQDAHDDPVFEPERGTTPLWQDTILTGLYDDLDGIDGMLSRIEAAWAEQMPGEPCPAIEYELLADRDWEREWMDDFTPLRMGERLWIVPSWHEPPEAGAVNLILDPGLAFGTGTHPTTALCLEWLDGLAVNHELQGKDVLDVGCGSGILAIAALKLGASHADGTDIDPQALQASRDNAERNAIDDQQFTLCYPEQLEGGPYPIVTANILAGPLVELSNTIAGHVAPGGRIALSGILANQATEVREAYEAQGLYMDEPTLREGWVRLTGRRPA
- the dusB gene encoding tRNA dihydrouridine synthase DusB: MTLMTTSPPAIGPYQLPNPVMLAPMAGVTDRPFRQLCRRLGAGWVVGEMVTSDPSLWHTRKSQLRMDHQGEPDPRVVQVAGGDAEMLAQAARLNVELGAQIIDINMGCPAKKVCNKAAGSALMRDETLVAEILDAVVKAVDIPVTLKIRTGWCAASNNALRIAKLAESAGIQALAIHGRHREQRYTGEAEYDTIADIKSHLTIPVIANGDITTPEKAAHVLRYTGADAVMVGRGAQGNPWIFQQITHYLTHGEHLASPSLAERCSVLLEHLQALHDFYGTTMGVRIARKHVGWYLDDDKRFNSTQQRTLKQQFNALTTPDEQFDWIHNAMTQDASKRLLAKGSHAA
- the fis gene encoding DNA-binding transcriptional regulator Fis; the protein is MTERDLLSSERSSRLSGTLAAPSASAQPQPLREAVETAMRRYFEHLDGSQTSDLYAMVMAEVEAPLLACVMEHTDGNQTRAADVLGLNRGTLRKKLKQYGLIESDAP
- the purH gene encoding bifunctional phosphoribosylaminoimidazolecarboxamide formyltransferase/IMP cyclohydrolase, with translation MADSTPTPVRRALLSVSDKTGIVEFAQGLAAHGVELLSTGGTYRLLKENGMTVKEVSEHTGFPEIMDGRVKTLHPKIHGGILARRGQDDAVMADNDITPIDMVVVNLYPFAATVAKPDCTLEDAIENIDIGGPTMVRACAKNHAYTTIVVNADDYTRVLGELDDNAGQVSASTRFDLAVKAFEHTAGYDGAIADYLGRQVASDGTTFARTFNLQLHKKQDMRYGENPHQNAAFYVDPAASEPSVATAKTLQGKPLSFNNVADTDAAFECVKAFDETACVIVKHANPCGVAVGATALEAYDKAFATDPTSAFGGIIAFNVPLDADTALAIVDRQFVEVIIAPGVHDEAARIVAEKQNVRLLDVGDHWPGTAQPAFDFKRVNGGLLVQDRDQGMVTEEALTVVSERAPTSEEMRDLTFAWRVAKFVKSNAIVYAKAGQTIGVGAGQMSRVYSAKIAGIKAADEGLSVPGSVMASDAFFPFRDGIDAAAAAGITAVIQPGGSMRDQEVIDAANEAGIAMVFTGMRHFRH
- a CDS encoding NAD-dependent succinate-semialdehyde dehydrogenase is translated as MEALRETQLYCPFAYIDGSWVAADSGEQINVTNPATGEPVGDIPRLGRAETERAIEAADAALPAWRALTAQERADLLLKWHDLMLEHKQDLALLMTHEQGKPVKEAEGEIVYAASFLRWFAEEARRVYGETIPAANANQRIVVTKQPVGVVGAITPWNFPAAMITRKAGAALAAGCTIVVKPASQTPFSATALALLAERAGIPRGVFNVVPGSASDIAKALTESPKVRKITFTGSTEVGRKLMAQAAEHIQKISLELGGNAPFIVFEDADLDAAVEGAMAAKFRNAGQTCVCTNRFLVQSSVINAFCEKLAVAMNSELKVGDGTKPGVNIGPLIDESAVKKVSEHVQDAVDHGAELLLGGHPHPLGGNYFTPTLISFATDAMKVAHEETFGPLAAVFPFDDEETAIEMANDTQYGLASYFYSRDLARVWRVAEALEYGMVGINTGLISNAAAPFGGVKASGLGREGGHQGLEEYLETKYLCIDLGK